Within Mongoliitalea daihaiensis, the genomic segment GAAGATCAAATTACTGCCATTATCGAGAATAAAAGAGTGGTTGGGCCTGAAAAAGATATTCTTGAAGTCTTAAATGCATTGGAGGCGTATAAGAATTTGAAACAATGGAAGTCTTCTTCAGAAAAAGACTTTTTGAAGGCTCATAAGATGTTGATGAATAAATTGATAGAGGTTCCGGGCAGATATAGAGCAAAGGGGGTAGGAATTGTCAAAGGTTCTAATGTTGAACATCTTGCTCCTCCTGCTTCTAATGTTCCTTTCCTCATGAAAGAACTTTTTACATACCTTAAGGATAAGTCTGAGCTACCTTTGATCAAAAGCTGCGTTTTTCATTATGAGATGGAATTTATTCATCCATTCATGGATGGAAATGGTAGAATGGGTAGGCTTTGGCAAACGGTTATTTTGATGGAGAATTACCCGTTATTCGAATTTCTTCCATTTGAAAGTCTCATCGCTAAAAATCAAAAGGAATACTACCAGGCTCTTTCTGCAAGTGATAAGGAAGGCAAATCAACACAGTTTATTAAATACATGCTATTGCTAATTCAGCAATCCTTAGATGAACTTCTTGAAAGCGACACAAAAAAGCTTGATGGAACAGAAAGACTAGAAGTTTTCTTGGAACAATCAAGCGACATGTTTTCTAGAAAAGAGTATATGAAGTTCCATAAGGAGATATCTTCCGCTACGGCAAGCAGAGATCTCAAAAATGGAGTAGCGCTTGGTTTTGTTACAAAATCTGGAGATAAAAAAACAACCCTCTATCAAAAGAAAAAATCTTGAAGTCATTTAGATATTAAGCTCTCAATTTCTATTCTACTTATCAACTTAATCCATCCCATCAACAAGCCATCCTTCCTTAAGAGATTCAAGATCAATGGGATGGAAATAGTCAGGTATTGGTAATGAGAGCGGTGAGGAGTAAGTGACCAGTGGTTAATAAAATTTTTTATACTGTAAATCAATGGCTTATGAATTTTATTAAAAAAAATAATTCTGAATATTTGGAAGTTAGTTACGGGGGGGGGTATATTAATTCAAGTTTTTAGCGCTAAAGACTTTTTAAATCAATGTTTTACCAAAATAAAAATTATTATGAAAAAAATCATGTTAGTAATGCTATTTGCATTTATCTCTTTTGGTATTTATCCATGTAGTGGTGTTTATATTGCAAACAATTCAGCGGATGCTTGGAGTATTCGAGATGACTTTTTTTACAATTGTTGTAAAAATAGTACTATTTACATCTATGATGTTAATTCGGGACAAACAATAAAGCTCACAACAACCCAACACGGGGCCAATTCTTCTTGTTTGGAATATATAGTTTAAGCGATTTTATGTTAAAGTATTTTATTTTTGTCTTTGTCTTGATAAGTTGCTCCTCTCCCAAAGAAGAGGAGCATCAATCTTTTTTTAATCTTTCAGAAAAGAAGTTTATTGAGTTTAATAAAATTGCAATTGTTCCTGATTACCCTTTTCCTCCGTATGTAGTCTATCAAGAGCACGATTCCATTATTTTTTTTAATTCATTTACGTCTGGATTATCCTCATTGACTTTGTATGATGAGCAGTTTAGGTATAGTGATATTGAGTCATTTAAAAAGCTAGGCGAACCAACAATAGGTGGTATGCCATATCTTTTTATTGGTTCAAAAAATTTTAGAGGAGTTGGAAGTACACCAGTAATTGATTTTTATAATAAAAATTTAGAGTGGGTAAGTTCATTGAATATTTTTGATTTGGAAGTCTTAAAAGATTATCAGTCCCCGTCTTTAAAAGGACCTAATAGTTTTCAAATAGGAATACCCTATAACGGTGTGGATTCAGAAAAAGATCGGTTTTATTTTTTTGTCTCGGATTATGAAAGTGATTTAATTGATCTGATTGCAATGGAAATCGCTTCATACCAAGCTGAAGTATTACCGCCATTCTATGATAAGAAATTAATAAATAGTCAAAAAATAAAGCATGAAAATTTTAGTTTAGAATATCTCCCTTTTG encodes:
- a CDS encoding Fic family protein → MKPPYDLTPAILKLITSISEKIGAVNAKLIVSQNPKLRKQNQIKTIHSSLSIEGNTLSEDQITAIIENKRVVGPEKDILEVLNALEAYKNLKQWKSSSEKDFLKAHKMLMNKLIEVPGRYRAKGVGIVKGSNVEHLAPPASNVPFLMKELFTYLKDKSELPLIKSCVFHYEMEFIHPFMDGNGRMGRLWQTVILMENYPLFEFLPFESLIAKNQKEYYQALSASDKEGKSTQFIKYMLLLIQQSLDELLESDTKKLDGTERLEVFLEQSSDMFSRKEYMKFHKEISSATASRDLKNGVALGFVTKSGDKKTTLYQKKKS